The Candidatus Thermoplasmatota archaeon genome includes a window with the following:
- a CDS encoding 30S ribosomal protein S14 — protein MRIKERKKFFGRKVGCELCGRKRGIIRRYGLHLCRQCFRDKAEELGFKKYD, from the coding sequence ATGAGAATCAAAGAGCGAAAGAAGTTTTTCGGTCGGAAAGTAGGATGTGAACTCTGTGGTCGAAAACGTGGAATCATCCGCAGATATGGACTACATCTCTGCCGTCAATGTTTCAGAGACAAAGCTGAAGAACTTGGATTTAAAAAATATGATTAA